From a region of the Dickeya poaceiphila genome:
- a CDS encoding helix-turn-helix domain-containing protein: MSVSTRLAHIRKRKGLTQQALADAVGLHVTQIKRYEAGTSQPSLEAIKKIAQTLRVTTDSLIFDEGELAPDADLALQFQAIANMAPEQQQVIKQLLEGMIIKYEAERWSSKMKG; this comes from the coding sequence ATGAGCGTTTCCACGCGTTTAGCTCATATCCGTAAGCGTAAAGGTTTGACTCAGCAGGCTCTCGCCGATGCTGTTGGCCTGCATGTCACGCAGATTAAGCGTTACGAGGCCGGAACCTCTCAGCCTTCACTTGAAGCGATTAAGAAGATTGCGCAGACCCTGCGTGTTACCACGGATTCGCTGATTTTTGACGAAGGGGAACTGGCTCCCGATGCCGATCTGGCATTGCAGTTTCAGGCCATTGCCAACATGGCACCTGAACAGCAACAGGTGATTAAACAACTGCTTGAAGGGATGATTATCAAGTATGAAGCTGAACGATGGTCATCAAAGATGAAGGGATAA
- the xerC gene encoding site-specific tyrosine recombinase XerC, whose product MANRKPRADALLTVDEVYRKPIGPASDPKSLYALLLRFVAWRRERNWSETTLKTQTHHQYRFILWAAERGLHYGRDITLPILEHYQRHLYQYRKPNGEPLSTRTQRSQLGPLVVWFGWMTRHHLLLADPASGLVLPRLEKRLPRHILSVADVEQVLALPDLTTLQGIRDRALMELLWSTGIRRGEVAVLEVYSVDASRHIVTIVQGKGKKDRVIPVGKRALGWIARYVCEVRPQLLVNPHCPALFVALDGVEGLTPNGITNLVSHYIKASGIAKWGSCHLFRHAMATQMLENGADLRWIQAMLGHASVESTQIYTQVSIRALQAVHASTHPAEQPDSDETGLPADLMAAEQPDTPEPDDTPVLPDSPQS is encoded by the coding sequence ATGGCCAACCGTAAACCCCGTGCCGATGCGCTGCTGACGGTGGATGAGGTCTACAGAAAACCCATCGGCCCGGCCAGTGACCCGAAAAGCCTGTATGCGCTGCTGCTGCGGTTCGTGGCGTGGCGTCGGGAGCGGAACTGGTCGGAGACCACGCTGAAGACGCAAACCCATCATCAGTACCGGTTCATCCTGTGGGCGGCGGAGCGCGGGCTGCACTATGGCCGGGACATCACCTTACCGATACTGGAGCACTATCAGCGTCACCTGTACCAGTACCGCAAACCGAACGGGGAGCCACTGAGCACCCGGACGCAGCGCAGCCAGCTGGGGCCACTGGTGGTGTGGTTCGGCTGGATGACCCGCCATCATCTGCTGCTGGCCGACCCGGCGTCGGGTCTGGTGTTGCCGCGTCTGGAAAAGCGGCTGCCGCGTCATATCCTGAGCGTGGCGGATGTGGAGCAGGTGCTGGCGTTGCCGGACCTGACCACGCTTCAGGGCATCCGTGACCGGGCGCTGATGGAGCTGCTGTGGTCAACCGGGATACGGCGGGGTGAAGTGGCGGTGCTGGAGGTGTACAGCGTGGACGCGAGCCGCCATATCGTGACCATCGTGCAGGGCAAGGGAAAGAAGGACCGGGTTATCCCGGTCGGCAAACGGGCGTTAGGGTGGATAGCGCGCTATGTGTGTGAGGTGAGGCCGCAACTGCTGGTGAATCCGCACTGCCCGGCGCTGTTCGTGGCACTGGACGGCGTGGAAGGACTGACGCCGAACGGCATCACCAATCTGGTCAGCCATTACATCAAAGCATCGGGGATAGCGAAATGGGGAAGCTGCCACCTGTTCCGTCACGCGATGGCGACACAGATGCTGGAGAACGGGGCGGACCTGCGGTGGATACAGGCGATGCTGGGCCACGCGAGCGTGGAGAGCACGCAAATCTACACGCAGGTGAGCATCCGGGCGTTGCAGGCGGTCCATGCGAGTACCCATCCGGCGGAGCAGCCGGACAGTGATGAAACCGGGCTGCCGGCTGACCTGATGGCGGCAGAGCAGCCGGACACCCCGGAGCCGGACGACACACCTGTGTTGCCGGACAGCCCGCAAAGTTAG
- a CDS encoding IS256 family transposase, whose product MSQPFDFDKALKALQSGQALTGKDGILTPLIKQLTEAALSAELDSHLAQDIEANRKNGSGKKTIKAPTGSFELATPRDRNGTFEPQLVKKHQTTLSDEIEHKIIRLFALGMSYQDISREIEDLYAFSVSTATISAVTDKVIPELKQWQQRPLEQVYPFVWLDAIHYKIREDGRYQSKAVYTVLALNLEGKKEVLGLYLSESEGANFWLSVLSDLQNRGVKDILIACVDGLTGFPEAINSIYPQTEVQLCVIHQIRNSIKYVASKHHKAFMTDLKPVYRAVSKEAAEMALDELEAKWGLQYPVVLQSWRRKWDNLSAYFRYPANIRKVIYTTNAIESVHRQFRKLTKTKGAFPNENSLLKLLYLGPMNAQEKWTMPIQSWNLTLSQLAIYFEGRLNNVMTL is encoded by the coding sequence ATGTCCCAGCCCTTCGATTTCGATAAAGCGCTTAAAGCCCTCCAGTCCGGTCAGGCATTAACGGGCAAAGATGGTATCTTAACGCCTTTAATCAAACAGTTAACGGAAGCTGCCCTGTCTGCGGAACTGGACTCTCATCTGGCTCAGGACATTGAAGCTAACCGTAAAAATGGCTCCGGCAAAAAGACCATTAAAGCCCCGACGGGCAGCTTCGAGCTGGCGACTCCGCGCGATCGTAATGGCACTTTTGAACCCCAGTTGGTGAAAAAACATCAGACCACGTTATCCGACGAGATCGAACACAAGATCATTCGCCTGTTTGCACTGGGGATGAGCTATCAGGACATTAGCCGGGAGATCGAAGATTTATATGCCTTCAGCGTGTCCACTGCCACCATCAGTGCAGTAACCGATAAAGTCATCCCTGAACTAAAACAGTGGCAACAGCGCCCGCTGGAGCAGGTTTATCCCTTCGTCTGGCTGGACGCTATTCACTATAAAATTCGGGAAGATGGCCGCTATCAGAGCAAAGCGGTTTACACCGTGCTGGCCCTGAATCTGGAAGGTAAAAAGGAAGTTCTGGGCCTGTATCTGTCAGAAAGTGAGGGGGCTAACTTCTGGCTGTCGGTATTAAGCGACCTGCAAAATCGCGGTGTTAAAGACATTCTGATTGCCTGCGTGGACGGGCTGACCGGCTTCCCAGAGGCAATAAACAGCATTTATCCGCAGACGGAAGTGCAGTTGTGCGTCATTCATCAGATACGCAATTCGATTAAATATGTGGCCTCAAAGCACCATAAAGCCTTCATGACCGACCTGAAGCCAGTCTACCGTGCAGTGTCAAAAGAAGCGGCCGAAATGGCACTGGATGAGCTGGAAGCGAAATGGGGGTTGCAGTATCCGGTGGTGCTCCAGTCGTGGCGACGCAAGTGGGACAATCTGTCAGCGTACTTCCGCTATCCGGCAAATATCCGCAAAGTCATTTACACCACAAATGCTATCGAATCGGTGCACAGACAGTTCAGGAAGCTGACCAAAACCAAAGGTGCTTTCCCGAATGAAAACAGTCTGTTGAAGCTGCTTTATCTGGGGCCGATGAACGCACAGGAAAAATGGACAATGCCCATCCAGAGCTGGAATTTGACATTATCACAGTTGGCCATTTATTTTGAAGGGCGACTAAATAACGTGATGACGTTGTAG
- a CDS encoding ribosomal protein uL16 3-hydroxylase, producing the protein MNYQLNLDWQNFLTHHWQKQPVIIKSGFHHFIDPITPDELAGLAMENEVDSRLVSHQDGRWDVSHGPFERYDHLGESNWSLLVQAVDHWHEPCAALMRPFRQLPDWRIDDLMISFSVPGGGVGPHLDQYDVFIIQGTGRRRWRVGDKVPMKQHCPHPDLLQVAPFDAIIDEELEPGDILYIPPSFPHEGYSLENSLNYSVGFRAPSARELVSGFADYVLSRELGGQRYSDPDIPTRTHPADVLPQELDKLQNMMLDLVQHKDAFRQWFGEFVSQSRHELDLAPPEPPYQPGEVYDLIQQGEALRRLGGLRVLRIGEECFVNGERLSGHQPQAIAALAQYDVLTAECLGDALDDPSFLAQLTALVNSGYWYFVD; encoded by the coding sequence ATGAACTACCAACTTAATCTCGACTGGCAAAATTTCCTGACACACCACTGGCAAAAACAACCGGTCATCATCAAAAGTGGTTTCCATCATTTTATCGACCCCATTACCCCGGACGAACTGGCCGGGCTTGCGATGGAAAACGAAGTAGACAGCCGACTGGTCAGCCATCAGGATGGCCGCTGGGATGTCAGTCACGGTCCGTTCGAGCGCTATGACCATCTGGGAGAAAGCAACTGGTCTTTGCTGGTGCAGGCGGTCGATCACTGGCATGAACCTTGCGCCGCACTGATGCGCCCTTTCCGTCAGTTGCCCGACTGGCGCATTGACGACCTGATGATTTCTTTCTCGGTGCCGGGCGGCGGCGTCGGCCCGCATCTTGATCAGTACGATGTCTTCATCATTCAGGGCACTGGCCGCCGCCGCTGGCGCGTCGGTGACAAAGTGCCAATGAAGCAGCACTGCCCACACCCTGACCTGCTACAGGTGGCCCCGTTTGACGCTATTATCGATGAAGAGCTGGAACCCGGCGATATCCTCTACATTCCGCCCAGTTTTCCGCATGAAGGCTACTCGCTGGAAAATTCGCTCAACTACTCGGTCGGCTTTCGTGCGCCCAGCGCCCGTGAGCTGGTCAGCGGCTTTGCCGATTATGTGTTATCCCGTGAGTTAGGCGGCCAGCGCTACAGCGATCCAGACATTCCCACGCGTACCCACCCGGCAGACGTGCTGCCGCAGGAACTGGATAAGCTTCAGAACATGATGCTGGATCTGGTGCAGCATAAAGATGCCTTCCGTCAGTGGTTCGGAGAATTTGTTTCCCAATCGCGTCATGAACTGGATCTGGCGCCGCCGGAGCCGCCTTATCAGCCGGGCGAGGTATACGATCTGATCCAGCAGGGCGAAGCGTTGCGCCGTCTTGGCGGATTGCGGGTGTTACGTATCGGCGAAGAGTGTTTCGTTAACGGCGAGCGTCTGAGCGGCCACCAGCCGCAAGCGATAGCCGCACTGGCACAATATGACGTACTGACTGCCGAATGCCTTGGCGATGCGCTGGATGACCCCTCATTCCTCGCCCAATTGACTGCACTGGTGAACAGCGGTTACTGGTATTTTGTCGACTGA
- a CDS encoding FeoA family protein, protein MALSLQTLLDLPLNVNAVVARIRSTGEYQQRLTELGIRVGGQVRVIQRDANQPLMLAAGDSRVAINWEMGKQVWVSPQP, encoded by the coding sequence ATGGCTCTGAGTCTTCAAACGCTGCTTGATCTCCCTCTTAACGTCAATGCTGTGGTGGCGCGAATTCGTTCAACGGGCGAATACCAGCAGCGGCTGACCGAGCTTGGCATCCGCGTCGGCGGGCAGGTTCGTGTGATTCAGCGTGATGCCAATCAGCCGTTGATGCTAGCCGCCGGTGACAGCCGGGTGGCAATCAACTGGGAGATGGGTAAGCAGGTGTGGGTGTCGCCACAGCCATAA
- a CDS encoding RNase A-like domain-containing protein, with translation MSSSADFATEEVVVENNLLSAKRSQERYEKLAACNGDKACVAEVRREFGPESDEQRQRVETCSSAADCYTVEQGLKSMRAEYSQQEAALAEKARTQGVGSLSEAEQKEWIAARSALTELDSQINLSLHRAQTMGGSAEVSAEITNVMGHAAIASAAGVAGGISKATSKESVTTGQNSPIVPGGGLAAHEAAGGHLIDRHVGKTEAELLNRVSTGNVKTASSFTDRATAEAVTSRAIDGNQSKIRDYLSGSQKAYLEIDYQSSSPIGISVSRGAPSATQVTNARIVIARDPSMPTGYRIVTGYPTP, from the coding sequence GTGAGTTCGTCGGCTGACTTCGCAACGGAAGAAGTTGTTGTGGAGAATAACCTTTTGTCTGCCAAACGCAGTCAGGAGCGTTACGAGAAACTGGCTGCCTGTAATGGCGACAAAGCTTGTGTTGCGGAGGTTCGTCGGGAGTTTGGGCCGGAATCGGATGAACAGCGGCAGCGGGTAGAAACCTGTTCCAGCGCGGCGGACTGTTACACAGTTGAGCAGGGGCTGAAGTCCATGCGTGCAGAGTACAGCCAGCAGGAAGCGGCACTGGCAGAAAAAGCACGTACACAAGGGGTTGGCTCGTTAAGCGAGGCGGAGCAAAAAGAGTGGATTGCAGCCCGTAGCGCTTTGACGGAATTGGATTCACAGATAAACCTGTCGTTGCATCGTGCGCAGACAATGGGTGGTTCGGCGGAGGTCTCGGCGGAAATCACCAATGTGATGGGCCACGCAGCGATCGCATCGGCTGCGGGAGTTGCCGGAGGGATTTCCAAAGCAACATCTAAAGAGTCAGTTACTACTGGGCAAAATAGCCCTATTGTACCGGGTGGGGGTTTAGCTGCTCATGAAGCAGCGGGCGGTCATCTGATCGATAGGCATGTTGGGAAAACTGAAGCGGAGTTATTAAATCGAGTGTCTACCGGAAATGTTAAAACGGCATCTTCGTTTACTGACAGGGCTACAGCCGAAGCTGTCACAAGTAGGGCTATTGATGGCAACCAATCTAAAATCAGAGACTATTTATCTGGTAGCCAAAAAGCGTATTTAGAAATTGACTATCAATCATCGTCACCTATAGGCATTAGTGTTTCACGAGGTGCGCCATCAGCAACTCAAGTAACAAACGCTAGGATCGTAATAGCAAGAGATCCATCAATGCCTACTGGTTATAGAATAGTAACGGGATATCCAACACCATGA
- the pepT gene encoding peptidase T: MEKLLDRFLNYVAFDTQSKPGVRQVPSTEGQLKLAQALRQELTELGLEQVSISKHGCVVATLPANVAWPVPVVGFIAHMDTAPDFSGKHVNPQIVENYRGGDIALGMGDEVLSPVMFPVLHHLLGHTLITTDGKTLLGADDKAGIAEIMTALVRLKKRQIPHGEIRIAFTPDEEVGKGAQHFDVEAFRAEWAYTVDGGGVGELEYENFNAASAVVKIIGNNVHPGYAKGVMVNALSLATRFHQRVPVDETPEQTEGYQGFYHLHSMKGSVERAELHYSIRDFERDGFERRKKTLLDIAETVGKGLHPDCYIEVTMTDSYYNMREQVEQYPHIIALAQQAMHDCGITPLMQPIRGGTDGAQLSFRGLPCPNLFTGGYNAHGKHEFVTLEGMESAVAVIMRIAELTALRAKTRQTSSENVSVKA; the protein is encoded by the coding sequence ATGGAAAAATTGCTTGATCGTTTTCTGAATTATGTTGCGTTTGATACCCAGTCCAAGCCGGGTGTACGGCAGGTGCCGAGCACAGAAGGGCAATTGAAACTGGCGCAGGCATTGCGACAGGAATTAACTGAGCTGGGGCTTGAGCAGGTATCTATCAGTAAGCACGGCTGTGTGGTGGCGACGTTACCGGCCAATGTGGCCTGGCCGGTGCCGGTGGTTGGATTTATCGCCCATATGGATACCGCGCCGGATTTCAGCGGTAAGCATGTCAACCCGCAGATTGTGGAAAATTACCGTGGCGGTGATATTGCTTTAGGCATGGGTGACGAAGTGCTGTCACCGGTGATGTTCCCGGTGCTACATCATCTGTTGGGGCACACGCTGATTACGACCGACGGCAAAACGCTGCTGGGCGCGGATGACAAAGCGGGAATCGCGGAGATCATGACTGCGCTGGTGCGGCTGAAAAAGCGCCAGATCCCACACGGCGAGATTCGCATTGCCTTTACGCCGGATGAGGAAGTCGGTAAGGGTGCACAACATTTTGATGTTGAAGCATTCCGCGCTGAATGGGCTTACACGGTAGATGGCGGCGGTGTGGGTGAGCTGGAGTATGAAAACTTCAATGCAGCGTCGGCGGTGGTGAAGATTATCGGCAACAATGTGCATCCCGGTTATGCCAAAGGGGTAATGGTTAATGCGTTGTCGCTGGCGACGCGGTTTCATCAACGCGTACCGGTCGATGAGACACCGGAACAGACCGAAGGCTATCAGGGCTTTTACCACCTGCACAGTATGAAAGGGAGCGTGGAGCGGGCTGAACTGCACTACAGCATCCGGGATTTTGAGCGTGATGGCTTTGAACGGCGTAAGAAAACCCTGCTGGATATTGCTGAGACGGTGGGGAAAGGGCTGCATCCGGATTGTTATATCGAAGTCACGATGACTGACAGCTACTACAACATGCGCGAGCAGGTGGAGCAGTATCCGCATATTATCGCGCTGGCCCAGCAGGCGATGCATGATTGCGGCATCACGCCGTTGATGCAGCCGATTCGCGGTGGTACTGATGGCGCGCAACTGTCCTTCCGGGGGCTGCCGTGCCCCAATCTATTCACTGGTGGCTACAATGCGCATGGTAAACACGAGTTTGTGACGCTGGAAGGGATGGAAAGCGCTGTTGCGGTAATCATGCGTATCGCCGAGTTGACCGCATTACGGGCCAAAACCCGGCAGACCAGCAGTGAGAACGTTTCGGTTAAAGCCTGA
- a CDS encoding FeoA family protein translates to MTLEALAVGTQWRVLGFQKGSADYRKRLLALGVTPGVEFSVSRVAPLGDPIELRLRGAAISVRKGEAQILILEKC, encoded by the coding sequence ATGACACTGGAAGCATTGGCAGTGGGCACACAGTGGCGTGTGCTGGGATTTCAGAAAGGATCGGCGGATTACCGCAAACGTCTGCTGGCGCTGGGCGTTACGCCGGGGGTGGAGTTTTCGGTGTCGCGTGTGGCGCCGTTGGGCGACCCGATTGAGCTGCGTCTGCGCGGTGCCGCAATTAGCGTGCGTAAAGGCGAAGCACAGATTTTGATACTGGAAAAATGTTAA
- a CDS encoding SymE family type I addiction module toxin, whose product MAGRDSKSEPRATEVKEPQRHYTVGYAPNGMKGNPPPQLTLKGRWLEDLGFNTGQPVIVTVERGRLVIEAEIRI is encoded by the coding sequence ATGGCTGGACGCGATTCTAAGTCAGAACCCCGCGCAACTGAAGTAAAAGAACCCCAACGGCATTACACCGTCGGCTACGCCCCCAATGGCATGAAGGGTAACCCGCCGCCACAGCTCACGCTCAAGGGCCGCTGGCTGGAAGATCTCGGCTTCAACACCGGCCAGCCCGTTATCGTCACCGTGGAGCGCGGGCGGCTGGTGATTGAGGCGGAGATTAGGATCTAA
- a CDS encoding contact-dependent growth inhibition system immunity protein: MNIIDKYPSLSYFLRCYLNQDFEVLFGSADGALDAYISTENEDERLCLREEINNLLALSLDDSELEDIILNKIDCSYYYPNEWRTAKDWFEHICKKID, encoded by the coding sequence ATGAATATAATAGATAAATATCCATCTCTCTCATATTTTTTGAGATGCTATCTTAATCAAGACTTTGAAGTGCTATTCGGTAGTGCTGATGGGGCATTGGATGCATATATATCTACAGAAAATGAAGATGAGCGTCTTTGTTTAAGGGAAGAAATTAACAACTTGTTAGCTCTTTCCTTAGATGATAGCGAGTTAGAAGATATTATATTGAATAAAATTGACTGTTCTTATTACTATCCTAATGAGTGGCGAACGGCTAAAGATTGGTTCGAGCATATATGTAAAAAAATAGATTGA
- the feoB gene encoding Fe(2+) transporter permease subunit FeoB, with the protein MSTQPVICVVGNPNCGKTTLFNVLTGGKQTVGNWPGVTVEKKVGSYRYQQQQVTLVDLPGVYSLNPSSESSEDERVARDYILSGEANLVLNIVDASNLERNLYLTAQLLDMQVPMVVAVNMMDIAAARKLDIDIAGLQQRLGCPVIPITASQKKGIGMLHEVCHAALAQPVISAVSIPYDAPLSQAAQAIADQLQGQPAIRNPYWLAIQLLEGDVTVRNRVPADTLAFADAEVTRLVAEYDDELDIFLADARYQFVGAVAREVITRRGEASATLTDKIDRVVLHRFFGIPIFLLVMYLMFVFTINIGSAFTDFFDKLFGTLMVDGFGELLLALNTPEWLKTLLADGVGGGIQTVSTFIPVIGCLYLFLSWLEDSGYMARAAFVMDRFMRSIGLPGKAFVPLIVGFGCNVPAVMATRTMERHSDRVVTVMMAPFMSCGARLPVYVLFASALFVEGGQNLVFGLYLVGIAAAIATGFLLKNTALKGDASAFVMEIPPYHLPSLRSVLIRTWERLKGFLLRAGRLIVVVVTVLGFLNSMGTDGSFGNQNTQKSVLSAVGQAIVPVFKPMGIREENWPAAVGVFTGIFAKEAVVGTLDSLYGAMAASQGGNAKAEEKTFSLLGGVQGALATIPENLGKLGDAVLNPLGINVGDLSDTATIAKDNKFSVTSLTVIGQLFDGQLGAFSYLLMVLLYIPCVAAVSAIWREVGTAWTLFCAGWTIQIGYSTSVVVYQIGRFGQHPLYSLCVLLGVAAMLCVTVMLLRRNGLQRQRVPVGEVE; encoded by the coding sequence ATGAGTACGCAACCCGTAATTTGCGTGGTGGGTAACCCGAACTGTGGCAAAACGACGTTATTCAACGTCCTGACCGGCGGTAAGCAGACCGTTGGCAACTGGCCGGGCGTGACGGTAGAAAAGAAAGTCGGAAGCTACCGTTATCAGCAGCAACAGGTGACGTTGGTGGATTTGCCGGGGGTGTACTCGCTGAATCCGTCTTCCGAAAGTTCGGAAGACGAACGGGTGGCGCGTGATTACATCCTGTCCGGCGAAGCCAATCTGGTACTGAATATCGTTGATGCCTCTAATCTGGAGCGAAATCTGTACCTCACCGCGCAGTTGCTGGATATGCAGGTGCCAATGGTGGTGGCCGTCAATATGATGGATATCGCCGCCGCACGTAAGCTGGATATTGATATCGCCGGTTTGCAGCAGCGTCTGGGATGCCCGGTCATCCCGATTACCGCCAGCCAGAAGAAAGGTATCGGGATGTTGCATGAGGTGTGCCATGCCGCGCTGGCGCAACCGGTGATTTCGGCGGTATCGATTCCTTACGATGCGCCGCTGAGCCAGGCCGCGCAGGCGATTGCGGATCAGTTGCAGGGGCAACCCGCGATTCGTAACCCCTATTGGCTGGCAATTCAGTTGCTGGAAGGCGATGTGACGGTGCGTAACCGAGTACCTGCGGATACGCTGGCCTTTGCCGATGCCGAAGTGACCCGGCTGGTCGCCGAGTATGACGACGAGCTGGATATCTTTCTGGCGGACGCGCGTTATCAGTTTGTGGGAGCGGTAGCGCGTGAGGTGATCACCCGTCGTGGCGAAGCCTCTGCCACCCTGACCGACAAGATTGACCGCGTTGTGCTGCATCGTTTCTTCGGTATTCCGATCTTCCTGTTGGTGATGTACCTGATGTTTGTCTTCACCATCAATATCGGCAGCGCCTTTACCGATTTCTTCGACAAGCTGTTCGGCACCCTGATGGTGGATGGGTTCGGTGAGCTGTTGCTGGCGTTGAATACCCCTGAATGGCTGAAAACCCTGCTGGCGGATGGCGTGGGCGGCGGTATTCAGACCGTGTCCACCTTTATTCCGGTGATCGGCTGTCTGTATCTGTTCCTGTCCTGGCTGGAGGACTCCGGTTATATGGCGCGGGCGGCGTTCGTGATGGACCGGTTTATGCGCAGCATCGGTTTGCCGGGGAAAGCGTTTGTGCCGCTGATTGTCGGCTTTGGCTGCAACGTGCCTGCGGTGATGGCGACCCGCACCATGGAGCGCCATAGCGACCGTGTGGTGACGGTGATGATGGCGCCGTTTATGTCTTGCGGCGCGCGGTTGCCGGTATACGTGCTGTTTGCTTCCGCCTTGTTTGTCGAGGGGGGGCAGAATCTGGTGTTCGGGCTGTATCTGGTCGGTATCGCTGCGGCGATTGCCACCGGCTTTTTGTTGAAAAATACAGCGCTGAAAGGCGATGCGTCCGCGTTTGTCATGGAGATTCCGCCTTATCACCTGCCCAGCCTGCGCAGCGTGCTGATCCGTACCTGGGAGCGCCTGAAAGGGTTCCTGTTGCGTGCCGGACGGCTGATTGTGGTGGTGGTGACGGTGCTGGGTTTTCTTAACTCGATGGGGACGGACGGCTCCTTTGGTAATCAGAATACCCAGAAGTCGGTGCTGTCGGCGGTGGGACAAGCGATTGTGCCGGTATTTAAACCGATGGGAATTCGGGAAGAGAACTGGCCGGCGGCAGTCGGTGTATTCACCGGAATTTTCGCCAAGGAAGCGGTTGTCGGTACGTTGGATTCACTGTATGGCGCGATGGCGGCGTCGCAGGGCGGCAATGCGAAAGCAGAGGAAAAAACGTTTAGCTTGCTCGGTGGTGTTCAGGGCGCGTTGGCAACCATTCCGGAAAATCTCGGCAAACTGGGGGACGCGGTGCTTAACCCGTTGGGGATCAATGTTGGTGATTTGAGTGATACCGCCACGATTGCCAAAGATAATAAATTTTCCGTGACCTCACTGACGGTGATAGGCCAGCTTTTTGATGGTCAACTGGGCGCGTTCAGCTACCTGTTGATGGTGCTGTTATATATCCCTTGCGTGGCGGCGGTATCGGCCATCTGGCGTGAGGTGGGTACCGCCTGGACGCTGTTCTGTGCCGGATGGACCATCCAGATTGGGTATAGCACCTCGGTAGTGGTATATCAGATTGGGCGTTTTGGTCAGCACCCGCTGTATTCGCTGTGCGTGCTGTTGGGCGTTGCCGCGATGTTGTGTGTCACCGTGATGCTGTTGCGTCGCAATGGCTTGCAACGCCAGCGTGTGCCGGTAGGGGAAGTGGAATAA
- a CDS encoding FeoC-like transcriptional regulator: MTLLELRDFVRERKKVSLQDISTAFQAEPGVVEGMLEVWVQKGKIRFHSGEAAPKCGGCCGCDKSLGQYYEWL; encoded by the coding sequence ATGACGCTACTCGAATTGCGGGATTTTGTCCGCGAAAGAAAAAAGGTGTCGCTGCAAGACATCAGCACCGCTTTTCAGGCAGAGCCGGGTGTGGTGGAAGGAATGCTGGAGGTGTGGGTGCAAAAAGGCAAAATCCGCTTTCACAGCGGTGAAGCGGCACCAAAATGCGGTGGCTGCTGCGGCTGCGATAAGAGTCTTGGTCAATATTACGAGTGGTTGTAA